The Paenibacillus sp. RC334 nucleotide sequence TATTAATGGTTTCGCTTAACGTTTCTGTATTCATGAACCCCGCCAGGGGTTGTCTGCTGAACCCCCTCTTCGAAATCCATCTCGCAGACCTAGGCTCCGTCAGGAGCCGTAGCTTGGATATTATGTTAGCTGATGCCATTTGCCTTCATTGAGTTAGCTTTCAATAGGTATTGTCTTATTGCATTATCTAATTGAGTGTTTTTCTCGATTCCAATAATTCTCACAAAATTCATTAATTTGTTACCCTGTGATTCTTCGAGATCAAAAAGAATTTTAGTTCTTACGAGTTTTTGAAGATTAACTGAAGTTGATAGTCTATTCCGATTTTCCATCCGCCCGTTCAGAATAGATAACATCTTATTAACAGAAGCATTATTTGCTTGTTTTCCAGCAATCATAATGAAACTATCTAATTGATTTGAGAACTTCTTATATTTCAAATAGTTCTTAATTAATTTTAGTGTGACTTCATTCAACTCTACCCACTCATTAATTAAATTATCTTCATTACTCCGAACATTTCTAATTCTTTTGTTTTTTATATCAACATCAGACATTACCAGTTTGTAAATATGATTTTGTTCGAACAAGCAATAATAGGATAGCGCCCAAATTAATGGAGCGACAAATGTCGCTTCCTGATCCCGATCTGGAAATCTGTACTTTACATCATCACTAAATATAAATGAAATGTCATCATTCAATAAAAAATCAATCTCCTCACCTTCACCTGGATCATATTCTCTAATAAACTTCTTAATAGCTAGATAACTACTTGAATCTAAACGTTCATGATCATAATAAAAATCAAGTAAATTAGTTATTGCTGCTCTTGCAGTCGCGCCCTTTCTAATTTCAAGAAAGTTCATAACTTTATATTTAGCAAAAATATCTTTATAGTTACCGATTTCCACATGATCCAATATATAATTTTTCATGTAGAAGTTTAGATCACTTAAATACTGCTTCTTAGTTTTTTCTGATACGCCCTTATTACGAATATCTAGAAACTTCGCAAAATCAACAGTTACTGCCTTCCATTGTTTTATTGAAAATAAGTTATCCACAAAACACCTTCCTGATAAAATAAAATTTTATTCATATTTTAAGTTATTGTTTTGTTAATTGCAAATGGTTTCACTTAACGTTTCTGTATCCACCACGTCCCATCGACTTAAGGCTCCGCTAGGAGCCGACCGCGGTGCGGATGTGTCCGCCTGATTCTATTTCCCTGCCATTCCCCTTCGGGAGGACCGAGGGCCGTCAGGCCCGATGCGTGGATATGATGTTACATGACGTTGTTGTCTTCCTGTAAAATCCAAAAAAAGAGACTTTTTAAGTCTCCCTATACCTTAAATAAATAATTCGTCACTTACTATTTTCAAACATGCCATTAGGTAACGATCGTTTAATATTTTCGGGCAAGAACTCAGTTGTTATCTGACCCAAAGATTTAACTAACTCAGGATTCTTTCTACCCCAATTTAAAGTTTTCGTGACAAAGGCTTTTATCCAATTGACTTTTGTAAATGATTCAAGTTGATTTTTAAGAAATTCAAATTCGATTTTTATTCTCGATAGCTCATCTTCTAGCGGTTAAACACCCTAATTCAGGACAATACACCTCTTATTCGATATCAGATGTAGAATTTCGTTAATTTGCTTTGTTTCTCGCCGCCCTGCACCTGGTTTATCTTATACACAAGATGGTGAGCCAATCAGTGATGAGCAGATTTGTGAATGGATCATGGAGTTCTTAGCAGGCGAAGGCGCGAACTACGGCTATCGTAAACTGACCGTGCTTTTAAGCCGCCGCCATCAACTGAAAATTAACAAGAAGAAAGTTTACCGTCTATGCAAGCGGATGGATGTGCTTCGTCCACAGCGGAAACTCAAGATTAAATTCTCTGGCCCATCGCAATACCATCTTTGGATCAAGCTCATGTTGTCTTGCTATAGCGGTCATGTTGCCGATTTCCTTCCCCTTGGCAACCATCATCTTCTTGAAATTTAGATCATACTGTTTCTTCTTCATTTCGTTCCCCTCCGCCTCAATATTATTGTATCGGAGTAAGGGGTGTACTGTCCAAGTTCAAATAGGGGCTAAATAGACACCAAAAAAAGAGCGGGCTATCTTTTCGATAACCTGCTCTTTTTCTTGATTTTTAGCCTTGCGCCATACTTAATGACATTGGCTTAATGGCACGCCTTTTTATGCACCTATTGTCATTGAATAGTCCTTCATGTTGAACGAACAATCGTTAAGCATTATTACATGATACATATTTCGAGTGGTATCCGGCGAGTCTAGCGGCCATGATGCACCCGCGCAGAAGCACTAACTGAATCTCGGTCAGATCACCAGCACGCGTTTGGCTATGCGCGTGGCGGCTGTGACTTTGTTGTTACGCGCCGCTATTTGAACTTGACGAGATCCTGGAAGATCAGTTCAGCCCAGGTATTGCCCCTGGCCTGGACGAGCGAGCCGCCATCCTTGAGCGGTCCTAGCGCAATCGGCGCGAAACCGAGTTGTTCGGCCAGAACCGCGACCGGCGCCACCGCATTTTCGTCGTCGCTTGACAAAAACACGACGCGGCTGCCGCCATTCACGCTCGGATCAGCGGCCAGAACGGCAGCGGGCAGATGGTTAAAGCCCTTTACGAACCTGGCGCCGGTAAACGCTTTGGCGACAACTGCGGACGACGGCTGACCATCCAGGTCTTCAACGGGAGCATTTGTATTTGTCGCGTCGATGATCGTCTTGCCCTGCCAGGTTGTGATCTGCTTCGCGACTTCGCGATGTTCCCAAAACGGAACCGCCAGGAAGATCGTGTCGGACGCGATTGCATCCTGCAGCGTCCTAGGGACAACGGTGGGGCCGATCGCTCGTGCCTGCTGTATCAACGTCACGGGAGGGCGCCGGCTGGCGACGGTCACATCGATGTTCTTTCTTGCAAATGCTCGGGCGAGTGCTTGGCCTACCGCGCCAAAGCCAATAATCGAATAGCTCATGTTAACTCTCCATTCAGGGGACGTTTTGATCAACCACGGACCCATGTTAATTGGTAACCGGGCGTGAGGGACCGTTGCCCGCGATGCGCCACGCGAGACAATACCCGCTGGACAATCACCGAAATAAATCCCGCTTATTAATCAGGATTCCATACTTATCGACACAACTCGGATCATCTTCGTCAAGTTGACAGACCCCCCACACGCTTTTCGGCGTGATCTCAGATGGCCGATAAGCCGCCGTCGACAGACAAATCCACCCCATTCACGAAGCTCGAATCGTCTGAAGCAAGAAACAGCGCGGCCGTCGCAATTTCCTCAGGACGGCCCATCTTTCCCCGCGGGATCAGGGATTCGAACATCCGCTTCGTCTCCTCGTCGATAGCTTGGTCCTGCATCGGTGTGGCGATCGGCCCCGGGCTCAGCACGTTCACCCGGATATTCCTGCCCTTCAGTTCGTTGAGCCAAGTGCGTGCGAATGAGCGCAACGCCGCCTTGCTCGCCGCATACACGCCGAAACCAGGAAAACCTTTCACCGAAGTAACTGACCCGGTCATGATGATCGATCCGCCATCGTTGAACAGCGGCAACGCCTTCTGGACCGCAAACAGCGTTCCGCGCGTATTCAGGCCGAAGGTCGCATCGAAGTGCTGCTCGCTAATCTCGCCCAGTGGGCCGGCTTCGCCCGTGCCAGCGCTCGCGAATAGGACATCGATCTTGCCCTTTTCCCGCTTTACTGTATCGAACAGGCGGTCGAGGTCGTCGAGATTGGCCGAGTCGCCGCGCACGCCGGTCACGTTCCGGCCAATCAGCTTGACGGCCTCGTCGAGCGCCTCCTGCCTCCGGCCCGTGATGAAAACATAGGCGCCTTCTTCAACGAACCGCTTGGCGCTCGCCAGCGCCATGCCGCTCGATCCACCCGTGATGACTGCAACCTTACCTTCAAGTTTTCCCATGACTTCTTTCCCCTTTCGTGATGTCCGACAGTGTCTCGGTTCCCATTTGCACAAATGTGCTGTATCTTGTGGATCACTGATTCAGATACAGGTTCATCATATATGGATCAGTGATCCATTGTCAAGGCGATTTATGCGAGACTACGCCATAAAAAATTACATCCAATTTGATTATAGTTCCCTTTCGGAACATTAGCAATAATATTTGATA carries:
- a CDS encoding NADPH-dependent F420 reductase — encoded protein: MSYSIIGFGAVGQALARAFARKNIDVTVASRRPPVTLIQQARAIGPTVVPRTLQDAIASDTIFLAVPFWEHREVAKQITTWQGKTIIDATNTNAPVEDLDGQPSSAVVAKAFTGARFVKGFNHLPAAVLAADPSVNGGSRVVFLSSDDENAVAPVAVLAEQLGFAPIALGPLKDGGSLVQARGNTWAELIFQDLVKFK
- a CDS encoding SDR family oxidoreductase → MGKLEGKVAVITGGSSGMALASAKRFVEEGAYVFITGRRQEALDEAVKLIGRNVTGVRGDSANLDDLDRLFDTVKREKGKIDVLFASAGTGEAGPLGEISEQHFDATFGLNTRGTLFAVQKALPLFNDGGSIIMTGSVTSVKGFPGFGVYAASKAALRSFARTWLNELKGRNIRVNVLSPGPIATPMQDQAIDEETKRMFESLIPRGKMGRPEEIATAALFLASDDSSFVNGVDLSVDGGLSAI